A window from Neoarius graeffei isolate fNeoGra1 chromosome 14, fNeoGra1.pri, whole genome shotgun sequence encodes these proteins:
- the LOC132897430 gene encoding dual specificity protein phosphatase 13A-like yields the protein MTSCVFLCRINLKRENTARLARERLFIAALIPKCGHSDLHLLFLITGTAHTHTHTHTHTHTHTHTHEKKMAAGRNKMKEYLSVKDLEKVLDSCTLDLHQIDEVWPNLYISNVRIAQNRTTLQQLGITHILNAAHSKRGSIGDQNFYGTSFVYCGIPADDSTHFDLDVYFRSAADFIHKGLKTVDGKVLVHCIMGMSRSSSLVLAYLMLYHHMSLRSAIQRIVQKRAIYPNRNFLALLLDLDLQLKRKRKTCILL from the exons atgacaagctgcgtttttttGTGTCGTATTAACTTAAAGAGAGAGAATACAGCGAGGCTAGCgagggaaagactgtttatagctgctctaaT ACCTAAATGTGGGCACAGTGATCTCCACCTGCTCTTTCTAATCACTGGcacggcacacacacacacacacacacacacacacacacacacacacacacacacacacgaaaaaaaaatggcagctggAAGAAACAAGATGAAGGAGTATCTGTCAGTAAAGGACCTGGAGAAAGTTTTGGACTCCTGCACTCTGGATCTTCACCAAATAGACGAAGTCTGGCCAAATCTGTACATCAgtaacgt GAGAATCGCTCAGAACAGGACGACGCTGCAGCAGCTCGGCATCACACACATCCTGAACGCCGCACACTCCAAACGCGGCAGCATCGGGGACCAAAACTTCTACGGCACCAGCTTTGTTTACTGCGGGATCCCGGCGGACGACTCGACTCATTTCGACCTGGACGTTTACTTCAGATCTGCTGCGGATTTTATACACAAAGGCCTAAAAACTGTGGACG GGAAGGTGCTGGTGCACTGCATCATGGGTATGAGCCGCTCGTCCTCGTTGGTGCTGGCGTACCTGATGCTGTATCACCACATGTCTCTGCGCTCAGCCATCCAGCGCATCGTCCAGAAACGCGCCATCTACCCCAACAGGAACTTCCTGGCTCTGCTGCTCGACCTCGACCTGCAGCTGAAGAGGAAACGCAAAACCTGCATCCTGctgtaa
- the LOC132897431 gene encoding dual specificity protein phosphatase 13A-like, with translation MDTQCETPSVKELERILYGGKRSGNHVDEVWPNLFLGDMSIANDRYSLWKLGISHVLNAAHGKPHCHGSHEFYGSSVEYYGVPADDSPSFNLTPYFQLCADYIHQVLNSPGARLLVHCAVGVSRSASLVLAYLMIHHQFPLLDAINTVKQCRWIFPNRGFLRQLRALDIRLHSTRSHTTA, from the exons atggacacACAGTGTGAAACCCCCTCAGTTAAGGAGCTGGAACGGATCCTGTATGGAGGGAAACGAAGCGGAAACCATGTGGACGAGGTCTGGCCCAACCTGTTCCTGGGAGACAT GTCGATAGCTAACGATCGCTACAGCCTGTGGAAGCTCGGGATCTCGCACGTGCTGAACGCTGCTCACGGGAAACCGCACTGCCACGGCAGCCACGAGTTTTACGGCTCATCTGTGGAGTACTACGGCGTTCCTGCAGACGATTCGCCGTCCTTTAATCTCACTCCTTACTTCCAGCTGTGTGCAGACTACATCCATCAGGTGCTGAATTCTCCCGGAG cacggTTGCTGGTGCACTGTGCAGTAGGTGTGAGTCGTTCTGCTTCGTTGGTTCTCGCCTACCTGATGATCCACCACCAGTTCCCCCTGCTGGACGCCATCAACACGGTGAAACAGTGCCGATGGATTTTCCCGAACCGCGGATTTCTCCGGCAGCTTCGAGCGCTCGATATCAGACTGCACAGCACACGGAGTCACACAACGGCATGA